The sequence AGCGAGAGCTAGGTGTTcactccagctgtttctgaacaaacttgccataatgtaattggaaaggataggctagcctactgtagcggCTCATGGCGAGCTAACGCACTGTTGTCCAACTTTTTAGGTCATCTTATTGAGAGTGATGTATGAATGCATCCTCACTCACACGAAAGAATAGTTTTGTAGTGTGCGGTTCAGCAAATAGACAATGTCACGAGGTGGCTGAAGAGACAAACGTCTGAGCATCTGTTCATCTTtagaattattattccgctgtgcAGGAAACCTAGGCGCAAAGAATacgcttttgttttgcatttttaaaggtagaacgtaagactgagactgagctacAAAGTATCCCACCAACATTTTTGTGTGGTAATTAAAGTTTctgttctaggctactgtatggtggTAGAATTCCAGAGTGCAAGCAAAACgtctcaactttttttgttggttccatttaacttggctagattggtaattataacaagtcatcgttgaatgcattaaaattgaTGTCTGGTTCACTAATTCAGATCTGATAGATATTTAGTATATTTAGTTGCTATCAATTTTAGCAACTCAACATAGACATGATCTAAAATGTTAGTGACTCATAAAATGTAGGGTACATGAATTGGAAGAAATTTAGGATTTGCCAATGTCCAGCAGGTCACGCTATAAATGGACTAGAATACAAGAAATTGCatcttaaaaaatattttttttctggggGAGGACCCCCATACCCCCCGCAAGACTAATACCCagatgtgcattttaaaatccaccATCCCTCCTGCCATTTTTTAACAACTCGACTACTGAGGATAGGTGTTTGTCTtgactcagtcagtccagcaaatatgtaagaaaatgcttatacattagtctgagctttaaaagatagcctacaaatagaagataagatatacaataggctacgacgaaaatattttttacacatgtaggcctgtcgcaatgttttcaaaacaaactcgcattttaccaatgtaaatcgcctccatagactatgccatgtaaatgaaaaatagttattaaaataaagcacatatatagcctaatacatattgcacatatataaacgatatgttttatggtcaaatattattctcatgcccgactgacaggaaatccttgcgacatctgctgtgagaaaagagaatagcagcctggacaaacatggccgaacgcgagacaacatagttgtcacataagtgagcgcaaaatagcatttttttttttgtaatcactgcggtcaaatgaccgcagcccggcagttctaggtatatctaggtcaaacctacacggcgcttctagtaatacgcgtcagcggtcaaatgaccggcgcttggcgcttctagtgttaaaagggttcactctgaaatattttttcggtggtcataaaataaattagtagtctatatattgtcctgggagtattgggagaaaacctagcctattgtctcccataagcatatagttctgccaaagtgttcgTGAAAAAATTAGCcatatctgaaatgcaatattggctttcaatagcctatgtcatttcatatttaatttgtgtaatacagttggtttgatatccaAACTATATGCCTAATTAATTAGACTAGCCTATAACGGTTTTAATTgttatagcctttacagaattaggctataggctggcttgccttgcatcgtatagcacactgacagcctgcctactgtcactgaagctaggctactgtatgaccCTTAATAGTGATgcatttcattaaagagtataactaaacatggcaatattaatgtgttaacatagcctatgtaaattcatcgcatgggaaccgaacccgagaacacgcaaacATGCCTCGGATATgtcctgtcacgctgcgcatgacaccatgaaagacgtaggcctactttgtgcagtgccgcaagattccttggaccacacacagatcaagttcaaacaatgtaggcctaagttgcataattttcagaaattcatttaaactagcggataggtagccttaatcaatgcttacaacactgtcggaaaaaaagtttctccttctattttttaagttgtaggctacaggtgacgaaagcacaggttgacggaacaaacggtttgggactcgttttccgactggtgttttttatttgcaacacagattgccaccgaccaggttagttcaggggtgcgtttctcgaaagcatcgtaagcctacgatgatcgtaaagtccctcttacgaccgtcttaagatttgccgactgtttcccgaaaccatcgtagcttaagagcatcgtgaaaacactcgtagatctacgagtgatccagagtgctcgttactgcctaagagcgtcgtaacgcatatgcctcagtggagtctcCAGCAGGAATATCAGTGACATTACACGTGTCTATGGAATGTCACCGAacttcctgctggtgactccactgaggcatatgcGGCAAGACCTCTGCAATATGCGTCTAGACACTGTATAAAACTGACTTCGCTTGTGCGAgtgtataggctatgttcttaggTAGTCTTAGGTGGCTGGTGCAGTAATTATTCATCAATGTTGTGAAAGTGTTATTATGTGTCCCAAAAAGGAGACGGAAGGAATATGacggaaaaacaaaaaaaataaaaaaataaaataaaaaaaaaaggcctatGAAGTGgccaaaaaaagcaaaacaggcAACAGGACAATGGGGCGGAGAACAAAATGAGAGAGTTGTGCAGACGGTGTAGGAGAGAACTTGGAAGGGCAGTGGGGCAAAAACATAGGGAGGATGCAAGGTGTGCTGGTGGTGATTGGTGACAGTGCTCTGTGGGGAGGGAATaaccaaaaaaacatcaaaaaaaGGTGTGGATGACATCACGGCGGGCCTCAAAACCAGCCCGATAGTGTTGAGGCTGGTCATCGGGACGTCCCCCCTCGTGTGGCACACCGGcagcctcctcctcgtcctcctcaggCTCATCCAGCTGAAGCCCTGCCCGCACGGCAATGTTGTGCAACATGGCTGTTACACAAATTACCGCGCAGGCCTTGGCTGGACTAAAGAGGAGTCCCCCGCTGGATCGGTGAAGACACCTGAAGCGCATCTTACACCGCCCGATGGTGCGCTCGACAACGCTCCTCGCCAGACGGTGAGCCTCGTTGAAGGCTCGCTGGTGGTCGTCCTCAGGGTTGGCCACAGGTGTGAAGAGGAATGGCCGGAGAGGATAACCACTGTCGCCGAGGAGTCGCCACTCACCCCTGGACGCAGTTGCCTCCCGGCCAATGGTGGACTCCCTGAAGATGAAGGAGTCGTGGGTGCTCCCGGGCCATCTCGCTACGACGTCGAGGATGATGCCTCGGTGGTCACACACAACCTGGCAATTGATGGCCGCGTAGCCCTTCCGGCAGATGTAGATGTGACCATCATCGTGGGGTGTCAGTATGGGAACTAACGTGCCATCCACCACTCCAGTCACCTGCGGAATATGGTGCGTGCGGAAAAAATGCCCCTGTATCCCCGTCATCTCCTCTCTCGTGGGGAAGGTCAGGTGTTCAGGTACCAGGCGCAGCAGGCAGTCGGTCACCGCCTGAACGGACCGTGACACCGAAGCCTTGCATAGGCCATGGCCATCACCCACGACCTGGAGGAAACTCCCTGTGGCGAAGAATCTGAGGGCGGCCAACAGTTGCGTTTCCGCGGTGAGCGCAAAACTCCTCCGAGTTGAGCGTCTCAGGTCCTCGCCGGTGGCCTCAAGGAGTTGCCTGATAGCCTCCCTCGGCAGCCTGTACCTCTCAATGATCGCCCGATCATTAAACACCTCCATGGGGTTGTTATTCGCCCGGAGGGTAGCGTTCAGACGCACAAGGTCACTCCGGGGacgcctctgcctctctctctctctctctctctctgtcgctctctctcttgcgcacgGAGCGCGAGCACTCGCTGTCTCCCAGCCATGGTTTGCTCTGCCGGCCTACATTGTCGCTAAGTATATGTAGGTTCGTATAGTAATTACAAAAACATGCAGATGATTAAAGATAATTGATGTGGAGGCTGTGAGG comes from Sardina pilchardus chromosome 6, fSarPil1.1, whole genome shotgun sequence and encodes:
- the LOC134083397 gene encoding putative nuclease HARBI1, whose protein sequence is MEVFNDRAIIERYRLPREAIRQLLEATGEDLRRSTRRSFALTAETQLLAALRFFATGSFLQVVGDGHGLCKASVSRSVQAVTDCLLRLVPEHLTFPTREEMTGIQGHFFRTHHIPQVTGVVDGTLVPILTPHDDGHIYICRKGYAAINCQVVCDHRGIILDVVARWPGSTHDSFIFRESTIGREATASRGEWRLLGDSGYPLRPFLFTPVANPEDDHQRAFNEAHRLARSVVERTIGRCKMRFRCLHRSSGGLLFSPAKACAVICVTAMLHNIAVRAGLQLDEPEEDEEEAAGVPHEGGRPDDQPQHYRAGFEARRDVIHTFF